CAGTTTTAACTTCGTTTCTACCTTGCGTAATCGGAACTTGAGGTGTTTCCCCTGAAACACCTGTCACAAAAGTGCATAAACAAAGTATTGTAAACATCAAAAAAATAAAATCACACTCAAAGAGCCTCTTTTTCATATTATGCCTGGTGGTTTATTTTCACTGTTTCCTAAAAACTTCTCTTGGTTTAACCCCGTCAGAAGGACCGACAACACCATCCCTCTCCATCCTCTCCACAATCCGGGCAGCCCTGTTGTACCCGATCCTGAACCTCCTCTGAACCATGCTTATGGATGCCTCCCCTTTATCTACAACAAACTCCACTGCTTCTTTGTATTTCTCGTCATCTATTTCGTCATCATCTGCCTTTTCTTCCTTTTCCTCCAGTATCTCATTCTGATATAAAGGCGTTGACTGTTCTTTCAGAAACCCTACTATCCTCTTTATCTCACCTTCCGACACGAAGGGACCGTGAATTCGCTGAAGTTTGCTGAGCCCCGGGCTCATAAAGAGCATATCTCCATATCCAAGCAAGCTTTCAGCGCCGTTTGCATCGAGGATAGTCCTTGAATCCACCTTTGATGATACCTGGCATGATATACGGGCCGGGAAATTTGCCTTGATAATACCTGTCAGTACATCTACCGATGGCCGTTGTGTAGCAAGGATCAGATGGATACCCGATGCCCTGGCCATCTGCGCAAGCCTTGCTATATATTCTTCTACTTCCCGCGTAGAAACCATCATCAAATCGGCAAGCTCGTCTATGACAACTACAATATAGGGCAGCACATCCTGTCCCTGCTCCCGCTCCAGTTTCGCCGTTTTTTGATTATACTTCTCTATGCTCCGTACACCCATTTCCGCCATCATCGTGTACCTTCTCTCCATCTCGTCTATGAGCCACCGCAATGCCGTCTTTGCATTTTTAGGGTTCGTAACGACAGGAAGAAGGAGGTGTGGTATGCCGTCATAAAAGGAAAGTTCAAGCATCTTCAGATCAATCATGAGAAACCTTACATTGACCGGGGTAGCCTTGTAAAGAATGCTGCATATCATGCTGTTAAGTGATACGCTTTTACCGGAGCCGGTGGAGCCGGCAACAAGGAGATGGGGCATCTTGGTCAGTTCTGCCACATAGGGCTCGCCCGATATTGTCTTTCCCAGCGCAAGGGTCAGATAAGACTGAGATGAACCGAACAGTTCGGATTCGACAATCTCCCTGAAGTATACCGTCTGCCGTATTTTATTCGGTATTTCTATACCTACAACAGCCTTCCCCGGAATCGGCGCTATAATCCTTATTGACACAGCACTTAGAGCCATTGCCAGATCATCGGCAAGATTCGAAATTCTGCTTACCTTTATACCAGGGGCAGGCTCAAATTCGTACATTGTTATTACCGGGCCCGGCTTTACCTCTGAGACCTTTCCGTTAATCCCGTAGTCTTTCAATTTTTTCTCAAGAATGCTTGCATTGAGCTGTATACTTTCTTTGTCAATTTTTACTTCTTTTTTCTCTATGGTATCGAGAAGAGAAACAGGTGGAAGCTTATAGGGACCGATATCTTTAAAAAACTCAAAAGACTCCTGAACTGCCTTTTTCTCTGCCTTCGGCTCCGGATGCTTTTCCTCCGCTACTTTAATCTCTTTCCTGTGCTCTACTGATTTTCTCCTTGCAATACGCATTTCAAGGAGGGAAAGCATCGGCGCCTGAACAATCAGAAAAATTGAAATCAAAAAAAGGATGGCAGAGATAAGGTAACTGCCGAAATAACTAAAGAGATTTACCAGGGTTTTCTCAAGCAGAAGGCCAAGAAAACCGGAAAAGGGAATGACAACCCCCTTAATCTGCAGCCTTCCTACCATGAGCTGTAAAATGACCGACATTGACAGAAACAGGAGCACAAGCCCTGATGAAAGCACGAGGATGTGAGGCGGGTCCTTTTTCCTCAGGTAGAACACAGAAAACAGGAGTGTTATTGCCGGCAGGAGATAGCTTAGCATCCCGAACAACTGGATAAGGATGTCTGTAATATAAGAGCCGACCTTTCCACAAAGGTTTTTTGCAGCACCTTCTGCAAGGGTGTTAAAAGAGGGGTCAAGGGGGTAGTATGAAAGCAGGCTGACAAGCAAAAATATAAACACGCCGAGAAGCCCGATGCCTAATATTTCCTTTTTAAACTCTCCAGACATATTCTATCCTGCCCTGAATTTTGCTCCCCCTGTCATGTGCCATGGGTTTGCCCGTGGGAATCTATCAATATGCCTCCAGTATCTGCCATCAGCCTTTCAATAGATGCCCTTACTTCATCCATGACCCTTGCCTTCTCCGAGGCTTTATCCCCGATGATAAGTATCGGTTTACCTATATTAACATATATTACCCCTTTTTCCTTCGGCATAAGGCTACCCTTTGGCTGCAACATGCTCGTCCCGCTAATTCCTATCGGGATTACAGGAACACCGGCGCGGACAGCAAGGGAAAACACCCCCTTTTTAAAGGGAAGAAGCTTCCCGTCCTTGCTTCGGGTACCTTCGGGGAATACGATAATGTTCATACCTTTGCTGATTTTTAGTGCTGCATCATTTATTGCCCTTAGCCCTTCCCGTGGATTTTCCCTGTCGAGACTGACGTAGCTGGCCCTTTTCATGATCCATCCCACAAAAGGAATGGAGAAGAGTTGTCTCTTTGCAACCCACTTAAACATAAAAGGAAGCGCAATGTAGAGCACAAATATGTCAAGGGCACTCTGATGATTACACATAATTATATAAGGTGGCTTCAACAGATTTTCCCTTCCTTTTGACAAAACCTTGATGCCGCACACCTTCAGATGGAGAAAAGCCCAAAAATGTGAAAGTTTATGAATTACCAAGCCTTTGTTGTAAAAAAGAGAACCTGTAAGGGCAATTATTGAGAGAAAAATAGTGGAAAATACGAGGCTTATGGCAGCAACGATTCTTCTCATAATTTTATGGCCTTCTCAAGATTATCGATAATTTTTACGGTTTCCGCTTTGATCTGCGCGTCTATATCGTAAGGAGATATGCCCTGCTTATCAGCCTCCAGCACCTTCCCGTTATATCCCAGACAACCGATAAGCGACAAACCATCGAGGTTCTCCTTGATCAGTTCCAGGTCGGCATCGTTCATCACCTTATTTCCAACAGTAAATATATTTCTTATCCCAAGATCAGCGGCAAGTTTTTTTGTCTGATGTGCTGTTTGAAAACTCCTCTTACCCGGTTCCACAACAACGATCAGCGCATCAATATAAGCCGTAGAACCCCTGCCCAAATGCTCGAGTCCTGCTTCCATATCCACAATCACGTATTCATCCCGCTCGATCAGCACATAGGAGAGCAAGCTCTTTAAAAGTATGTTTTCTGCGCAAAAACACCCGCCGCCTCCCTGAACTATATTTCCCAGGACAACCAATCTGACGTTGCCTTTTTCAACAGAAAACCTGTCGGGTATATCATCAACCATGGGGTTCAGTTTAAAAAATGAGCCGTACTGCCCTTTTTTCGCGCCTGTCCGCTCCTCGATGAATTCCTCCATCTGTGCCAGCGGAACAGCCCCTTTCAATTCATCCGTCGTAAAACCTATGGCGCTCCCCAGGTTAGAATCAGGGTCAGCATCTATTGCAAGTACCCTAAATCCCCGTTCCCCCAGTGCCCTTGCCATTACCCCTGCGAGGGTTGTTTTTCCCACTCCACCTTTACCTGATATGGCAATCTTCATAATGCACCGCTATTTATTTCCATAATTTTTATTTTGTATTATAGTGAATATCTGACTTGTTAGCAAACTATTTTACATCATGTTGCCTCCTCCTCGCACTCCGCCATTTCTGGGGCTTGTTGCTGTCTCCCGGGTAGAACCTGTGAAATAATCAGTGGTGTGGCTGGAACACTATTTTGCTCCCTGCTCAAACTGCGCTCAATTACCCACTATCGACTCGGATTTCATTCAATCTGCGAACTCGTCGTTCCTCCTCAAACAGTGCAGATTGCCCTTCGGGACATTCATCCTCGTCGAGTGAGATACCCAATTGTGCTCGATTCGCGAGTCACAAAAAGTTCTTCCGGCCATGATATGATGTGATTTAGGTCATTTTTTACAGGTTCGTACCCGCTTATAGGTGGCGCTTTTAAACGCGTGGTATTGCATTAAGAATTTGGGATATATTATATCGGGTTTTTTTGGTTCATCCGGTTCAGGCTTATTTTTGAGTTGATAACCTGTTGAATCGAGCCTTTACTGACTTACGCAAGCAAGCACCGCAACTGCGCAGTTTCCTAAAGGCAAGAATTACATGAAGAAACGCTTATCCCCCGGTCCATTCCGGGATGATTATTTTTAACACCTCGAAGTGTGAGCCTCGTGGTTTCCTGAAAACAAGAATTACGGATAGTAATGGAAAATAACGTTTGACAACATCGGGAGAACAAAAAGGGGAATGACTTATAGACTATGATTCGTAAATGTCTTTCATATAGGGGTCATCATCATCGCAAATTTCAATATAAATAAAATCACCATTATCGCTAAGTCTTACTTCTCTGCTGCCCACATCAAAAATTAGTTCCAATTCGTACCACTCCGATTTGGGAATTTGGTCATATCCGAAGACAGTCAAGCCAAAATCAGAAAAGGTTCCTTCATCAGCATTAGCTTCAATCGCGGATCTTATCTTCCTAAGTATGTTTTTAAGCTTTGCTTTATCAGTGTCAACCTCAATAATATTGAAACTAATCATAATTCCTCTAATGAAATTTATATGCTGTAATAAGTTTTGTCAGCATAATAACTTTCAGTGCACACAACGGGTCAGTCAGAAGCATGCTCCATGGTCGATTAGTTGCACCCGGGCGTGCTACGCTTTTTCATATAAATCGTCAATGTTGTCGCTCTTTCGGAAATCCAATAAATGTATAATAGCCTCGCTTCCCATCTACCCTTTCCAGACATGGATATCCAAAATGCCAGTTTGATGTGTCAGCCATGTCTTGGGTTAACAAAGCTGATTCCTTCGCTCCCGGTTCGTCGTAGAGGTCGCCAAGCTGTCTCCTCAGTTCCTGTCTAATGTCGGTTATATGAAACTCCTTATAACCTTTTTTTGTCAGGATAAAAGCTGCTATGTAGTTTGCCCACATTTTGAATTGTGTGGCTTTTGTGAGAAATCTCTCTTTTTGCTGGGGGTCCTTAATGTACTTATCTGCAAGTTCCCGCTTTAATGCTTCCAGGATCGGGTTCATGAATCACCTCCTTAATCCTTTCACATAACATTAACACAGCTTCTCTTTTGTGGGTTTCATTCCCTTTTTGTTACCTTGTTACATTTTAGATGCTTAAGCAACGCAGCAATGTAGCCACCCCATGTTGTAACTTTTTTGACGTCATCAATCTCGACCGAATCTATTTCGTGAGAATCAAGATCTACAGCTCCCTCGTGCACCAAATCATGTACACGAAATAAAATATGAAGATCTAATTTCCATGTGAGTTTACCCGTTGATCTTCTCATTATTAAAAAGCCATCATCAGTAATCTCATATATATTCATCCAGCGATTTCCCCGTAGTGTTGTAAACATTTCTTTACTTCCATTAACTTCAGCCATTTCTTTCAGTCTATTTATTGATAATTGACACTGCGTGCAATAAAACTCATCAAATTTATTAGGTTTCGTTATCATTCGATTTACTGGAATTTTAAGATTCATTTTCAATTTCTCCTCTTACTGGGTGGGGTAAATATCGGATGGATTCAATTCCTCAATATGGAGGTGGAAACGTTCAATAAGTAAATATCCCAGCCAATAAATTCTTCCTATCATGTCATGTCCAGCCCTTTTTCTTTCCATTTTCTCGCTGTCTTATAAGATTGTCAAGGGATTCTTTTCGTGAAAAAACATGAGCTAATTCAAGCCAACCCACTGTGATCGTAAACCCCAGCAAAACCTTCGACAGCCTTTCTAATGCCATCTGTAATGTCGTATTTCGGGCAAGAGCCGCAAGGTACGGATTTCAGGAAGTACATCGCAGGCACTGTTTTTGAACCGAATCAATCTTGAAATTACGTGTGAGAAACTATATGATGACAAAGTTTTTCATTTCAAACTTTCAGATTCCAGTAAAATGTCATCACTTAGTTTTTTCAATTCTTCTTCATTCCACAAAAAATGGCCGTTTCTATAAATACCTATATCGTAGGTATTGCCTTTCAATATTTCGGGCAAATCTCTACCTCTTAGAGTCCATGCAATTTTTTCTTCTCCATCGTTTACATAGTGAATATCCACGAATTCAAAGTTTTTCATGCCATGGTATATTAAAAATTTGGTTTCTTGGTCGGCTAAATTTACCATGTTATAACATACATCTGTAGGCAATATAGGCAATGAAGAAGATTTTGGCATATGGTATTTTTCTTTGTACTTTTTAGAAATAGTATCGCCGCTCAAACTGTTGCTTCCAGTTTCTGCTACAATCTCAACAATAATGTCATATAGCTTTTTTAAAGAATTTGTGAACCTCGCTGAAGGTGCATGTCGAGATTTAATTGTCTTAATCTTTTCAAGATATCTCATCTTATTTAATCTGTTGCTATGGATGTTTGTTTCATTATAGATTTTATTTACAACCGTGGCTTTTGTTTTTTTATCTTCGCTCTGTAACCATTGAATGACATCACTTTTATTTAACATGACCCCGTGTAATTTTGCTGCTTCGTCCAAAATAAAGTCGATAAATGTCTCGTCTTTGGACAGTCCCTGATTCGAGAATTCTTCTGGAAATAGGCCTTTTATATTGTCAGCTATTAATGGCAAGTCCTTGGTTGCCAACTTTATTTTGTGTTCGTTTTCGGCGTCTAATAATGCTTTGCCAGTTTTAACTTGCTCTTTCGAGAGAAATGTCACAAACTTTGTAACTTTCGTGCTGGAATCTTGACTTTTGTCATCAATACAAATCGAGCAAAATTTTCTTTCCTTCCAGTTTCCTCTTTGCAGAGGAAGGTAAAACCACCAAGTAATCCCGTTCGTTAAAACTGCCAGTTCAACACCCTCTTGAAAAGCATACTGCAACAGCTGCTCCTGATGTTTATCCAAATCTTCTCCTGCCCGCTTGGCCTCTACAAAGACTTTTATGTGCCCCCCTTGTTTTAGTGCATAATCAACTCTCTTTCCATGAGTGAAAAATTCAGGTGCTACCTCCTCTGAGTTAAATATATCCCAGTCCAATATATGGAGGATTTTTAATATTATTGTCTGTTTAGTTTGTGTTTCATTAAAGGAGATTATGTTTTTGTTAGAATTAAGATTCTCG
This Pseudomonadota bacterium DNA region includes the following protein-coding sequences:
- a CDS encoding DNA translocase FtsK 4TM domain-containing protein, which gives rise to MSGEFKKEILGIGLLGVFIFLLVSLLSYYPLDPSFNTLAEGAAKNLCGKVGSYITDILIQLFGMLSYLLPAITLLFSVFYLRKKDPPHILVLSSGLVLLFLSMSVILQLMVGRLQIKGVVIPFSGFLGLLLEKTLVNLFSYFGSYLISAILFLISIFLIVQAPMLSLLEMRIARRKSVEHRKEIKVAEEKHPEPKAEKKAVQESFEFFKDIGPYKLPPVSLLDTIEKKEVKIDKESIQLNASILEKKLKDYGINGKVSEVKPGPVITMYEFEPAPGIKVSRISNLADDLAMALSAVSIRIIAPIPGKAVVGIEIPNKIRQTVYFREIVESELFGSSQSYLTLALGKTISGEPYVAELTKMPHLLVAGSTGSGKSVSLNSMICSILYKATPVNVRFLMIDLKMLELSFYDGIPHLLLPVVTNPKNAKTALRWLIDEMERRYTMMAEMGVRSIEKYNQKTAKLEREQGQDVLPYIVVVIDELADLMMVSTREVEEYIARLAQMARASGIHLILATQRPSVDVLTGIIKANFPARISCQVSSKVDSRTILDANGAESLLGYGDMLFMSPGLSKLQRIHGPFVSEGEIKRIVGFLKEQSTPLYQNEILEEKEEKADDDEIDDEKYKEAVEFVVDKGEASISMVQRRFRIGYNRAARIVERMERDGVVGPSDGVKPREVFRKQ
- a CDS encoding lysophospholipid acyltransferase family protein, whose protein sequence is MRRIVAAISLVFSTIFLSIIALTGSLFYNKGLVIHKLSHFWAFLHLKVCGIKVLSKGRENLLKPPYIIMCNHQSALDIFVLYIALPFMFKWVAKRQLFSIPFVGWIMKRASYVSLDRENPREGLRAINDAALKISKGMNIIVFPEGTRSKDGKLLPFKKGVFSLAVRAGVPVIPIGISGTSMLQPKGSLMPKEKGVIYVNIGKPILIIGDKASEKARVMDEVRASIERLMADTGGILIDSHGQTHGT
- a CDS encoding AAA family ATPase; the encoded protein is MKIAISGKGGVGKTTLAGVMARALGERGFRVLAIDADPDSNLGSAIGFTTDELKGAVPLAQMEEFIEERTGAKKGQYGSFFKLNPMVDDIPDRFSVEKGNVRLVVLGNIVQGGGGCFCAENILLKSLLSYVLIERDEYVIVDMEAGLEHLGRGSTAYIDALIVVVEPGKRSFQTAHQTKKLAADLGIRNIFTVGNKVMNDADLELIKENLDGLSLIGCLGYNGKVLEADKQGISPYDIDAQIKAETVKIIDNLEKAIKL
- a CDS encoding type I restriction endonuclease, producing MLNKFYELFENLNSNKNIISFNETQTKQTIILKILHILDWDIFNSEEVAPEFFTHGKRVDYALKQGGHIKVFVEAKRAGEDLDKHQEQLLQYAFQEGVELAVLTNGITWWFYLPLQRGNWKERKFCSICIDDKSQDSSTKVTKFVTFLSKEQVKTGKALLDAENEHKIKLATKDLPLIADNIKGLFPEEFSNQGLSKDETFIDFILDEAAKLHGVMLNKSDVIQWLQSEDKKTKATVVNKIYNETNIHSNRLNKMRYLEKIKTIKSRHAPSARFTNSLKKLYDIIVEIVAETGSNSLSGDTISKKYKEKYHMPKSSSLPILPTDVCYNMVNLADQETKFLIYHGMKNFEFVDIHYVNDGEEKIAWTLRGRDLPEILKGNTYDIGIYRNGHFLWNEEELKKLSDDILLESESLK